A single region of the Raphanus sativus cultivar WK10039 chromosome 1, ASM80110v3, whole genome shotgun sequence genome encodes:
- the LOC108858091 gene encoding purine permease 14, giving the protein MAKNHQPLQTKPQERFVHIPVNNKQDSITLGNPNRKLNHWPTIILFIICVITGQPIAKILENYYNDQIDHTEKRQNDGVWTQSLLQTVGFPLLLPLYIFTAKKHNPQQSQTTPDRTSTKYIICFSGLIGILWSNQGRFSAKAKLELPVRVFTLIYTTQLFFTLIFAAFINKLKLNRWIITSLVLAIVTGALTFSSSFAGEPPDEAEVDYRRGSLAALISSVYFSLFLCVIQNVSKRTEPSFASVCKVLIISSLVATVSSAAGLLIEGEQEDLKREMNGFSKGRGACAMAMVGQAVAWQVYWVGIVGLVFSVSSVLANVISVITWSVVSVLVVIFFGYVDDEFDVFKGVTLITASLSTAAYFYRLHKENRNCN; this is encoded by the exons ATGGCCAAGAATCATCAACCACTTCAAACCAAGCCACAAG AAAGATTTGTGCATATACCAGTCAACAACAAGCAAGATTCGATCACACTAGGAAACCCGAACCGGAAACTCAACCATTGGCCAACCATCATCCTCTTCATTATATGCGTCATCACAGGTCAACCCATTGCTAAAATCCTCGAAAACTACTACAACGACCAAATCGACCACACCGAAAAACGTCAAAACGACGGCGTTTGGACTCAATCTCTCCTCCAAACCGTTGGATTCCCTCTCCTTCTCCCTCTCTATATCTTCACCGCCAAGAAACACAACCCACAACAATCTCAAACCACTCCCGACCGAACCTCAACCAAGTACATAATATGTTTCTCCGGTCTGATCGGAATCCTCTGGTCCAATCAAGGAAGATTCTCCGCCAAGGCAAAGCTCGAACTCCCCGTTAGGGTTTTCACGCTGATCTACACGACGCAGCTCTTCTTCACTCTCATCTTCGCCGCCTTCATCAACAAACTCAAACTCAACCGATGGATCATCACCTCTCTCGTCTTGGCGATCGTCACCGGAGCTCTCACCTTCTCTTCCTCCTTCGCCGGCGAACCCCCCGACGAAGCAGAGGTGGATTACCGAAGAGGCTCGCTGGCTGCTCTAATCTCCAGCGTAtacttctctctcttcctctgtgTCATCCAAAACGTATCCAAACGCACAGAACCAAGCTTCGCTTCCGTTTGCAAGGTCCTAATCATCTCCTCCCTAGTGGCTACCGTAAGCTCAGCCGCAGGTCTTCTCATCGAgggcgagcaagaggatttgaAGAGGGAGATGAACGGGTTCTCGAAAGGGAGAGGTGCGTGCGCGATGGCTATGGTGGGTCAAGCCGTTGCGTGGCAGGTTTACTGGGTCGGGATCGTGGGACTCGTCTTCTCCGTGTCGAGCGTGTTGGCTAACGTGATCAGTGTCATCACGTGGTCGGTCGTGTCGGTGCTCGTTGTGATATTCTTTGGTTACGTGGACGATGAGTTTGATGTCTTCAAAGGTGTCACCTTGATCACAGCCTCCTTGAGTACCGCCGCTTATTTCTATAGACTTCACAAAGAGAATCGTAACTGTAACTAG
- the LOC108855388 gene encoding protein SHI RELATED SEQUENCE 7, with product MAGLFYLGGRDNNKQDHHHQDKDHNEDRSNNYLHLYKDEISNNNKGFEIWPPQYFQQQQEQQNHLAHPTNFYSFGMVPGGSSHNNNRSSNRSLYFNVVPDHEPVRSSTGRFTVTRHGSMNCQDCGNQAKKDCPHMRCRTCCKSRGFDCQTHVKSTWVPAAKRRERQAQLAGLPTKRSRDASSGCGDDDDDREGDENGGQGGGGGGSALACIRVVNASSSGFESSHLPPEVSLPAVFRCMRVSSIEDEDEEYAYQTAVSIGGHVFKGILYDQGPSDDHRYSSSPAAAAVETSQHHLNLLASASSVATTTAVTASNIINASIDHSSVYTAAPINSFITPATSFFASPRS from the exons ATGGCTGGATTGTTCTATCTAGGAGGTAGAGATAACAACAAacaagatcatcatcatcaagacaAGGACCATAATGAAGACAGGAGCAACAATTATCTTCATCTATATAAAGACGAGAtctccaacaacaacaagggTTTTGAGATCTGGCCACCCCAATATTTTcagcaacaacaagaacaacaaaaCCACCTGGCTCATCCTACAAATTTCTACTCTTTTGGTATGGTTCCAGGTGGTAGCAGCCATAACAATAACCGGAGTAGTAATCGGAGCTTGTACTTCAACGTCGTCCCCGACCACGAGCCGGTGAGATCGTCCACGGGAAGGTTTACGGTAACTAGGCACGGAAGCATGAATTGCCAAGACTGTGGGAATCAAGCCAAGAAAGATTGTCCTCATATGAGATGCCGTACTTGTTGTAAGAGCCGAGGGTTTGATTGCCAAACCCACGTGAAGAGTACGTGGGTCCCGGCTGCTAAACGCCGTGAGAGACAGGCTCAGTTAGCTGGTTTGCCAACTAAGCGGAGCAGAGATGCTAGCTCTGGctgtggtgatgatgatgatgatagagaGGGCGATGAAAATGGAGGTcaaggcggtggtggtggtggatcaGCTCTTGCTTGTATCCGTGTAGTTAATGCTAGCTCTTCAg gGTTTGAAAGTAGTCACTTACCACCGGAGGTAAGTTTACCCGCGGTTTTCCGGTGTATGAGAGTCAGCTCAATCGAGGATGAAGACGAAGAGTATGCATATCAAACGGCTGTGAGCATCGGAGGACACGTGTTCAAAGGCATTCTCTACGACCAAGGTCCGTCAGATGATCACCGTTACAGCTCAAGCCCTGCCGCCGCAGCAGTAGAAACCTCTCAACACCATCTTAACCTCTTGGCCTCAGCCTCTTCAGTCGCCACTACAACCGCCGTGACCGCGAGTAATATTATTAACGCATCAATTGACCATTCTTCGGTTTACACTGCGGCACCGATCAACTCTTTTATCACCCCCGCTACATCCTTCTTTGCATCTCCTAGGTCTTAA
- the LOC108810031 gene encoding protein TRIGALACTOSYLDIACYLGLYCEROL 1, chloroplastic has translation MMQTCCIHQSLTFPHRTLPRCDASSIAIKPPKVCFTVKKQPFGVSNFVRGRRLYVNLNANDSHPSMSMFEEVTSPENTAPPEAELPFSKWSPSKYIWRGLSVPIIAGQVVLRILKGKIHWRNTLQQLERTGPKSLGVCLLTSTFVGMAFTIQFVREFTRLGLNRSIGGVLALAFSRELSPVITSIVVAGRMGSAFAAELGTMQVSEQTDTLRVLGADPIDYLITPRVIASCLALPFLTLMCFTVGMASSALLSDAVYGISINIIMDSAHRALRPWDIVSAMIKSQVFGAIISVISCSWGVTTTGGAKGVGESTTSAVVMSLVGIFIADFVLSSFFFQGAGDSLKNCV, from the exons atGATGCAGACTTGTTGTATCCATCAGTCTTTGACTTTCCCTCatag AACTCTTCCAAGGTGTGATGCTTCTTCCATCGCTATTAAACCCCCAAAAGTCTGTTTTACTGTTAAAAAACAGCCTTTTGGGGTTTCGAACTTTGTACGGGGAAGAAGATTATATGTGAACTTGAATGCTAATGACTCGCACCCATCCATGTCTATGTTTGAAGAAGTAACCTCCCCTGAAAACACCGCGCCGCCGGAAGCTGAGCTTCCATTTAGTAAATGGTCACCTTCTAAATACATATGGAGAGGCTTATCGGTCCCCATCATAGCGGGACAGGTCGTTCTCCGGATACTGAAAGGCAAGATCCACTGGAGAAACACTCTCCAGCAGCTGGAGAGAACCGGACCCAAGTCTCTAGGAGTCTGTCTTCTGACTTCCACGTTTGTCGGCATGGCTTTCACCATCCAGTTCGTTAGAGAGTTTACTAGACTAGGCCTCAACAGATCCATCGGTGGCGTCTTGGCTTTGGCCTTCTCTAGAGAGCTGAGTCCGGTCATCACATCGATTGTTGTCGCTGGACGTATGGGAAGCGCTTTCGCAGCCGAGCTGGGGACGATGCAAGTCTCTGAGCAGACGGATACGCTCCGTGTCTTGGGAGCGGACCCGATCGATTATCTGATCACGCCGAGAGTCATCGCTTCGTGTTTGGCTCTGCCGTTTCTGACGCTCATGTGTTTCACCGTCGGGATGGCTTCGAGTGCTCTGCTCTCTGATGCGGTTTATGGGATTAGCATTAACATAATCATGGACTCGGCTCATCGAGCGCTTAGGCCGTGGGACATTGTGAGTGCTATGATTAAGTCTCAGGTGTTTGGAGCTATTATATCGGTGATTAGCTGTTCTTGGGGAGTGACTACGACGGGAGGTGCTAAAGGTGTCGGAGAATCTACAACTTCTGCTGTTGTTATGTCTCTTGTCGGAATCTTTATTGCGGATTTTGttctttcttccttcttctttcaAGGTGCTGGAGATTCTTTAAAGAACTGTGTGTGA
- the LOC108840365 gene encoding purine permease 14, whose product MAQHQPIFQTKPEEHSVQIPVSIERDSTTLTNPNRKPNHWPTILLSTIFVIIGQSIAILLENLYYEQINRSVYNKHGQSDGVWTQALLQTVGFPLLLLPFIILLTTKKHNNNNNPPITSDQFHYKSLAVIYICIGILMSAQGRLSAMGKLDIPFFFFVLISLAQLFFTPIFARFINKIKFNRWVVISLVLAIGAGAANFTSTFGGEPDRREDFHVRGAWAALFAAVCFSLLLCNIQNVFDSYIFKRTEPTTRKPSFASVFEVIVFSSLVATLISAVGLLIAGEQHGLEREMNGFPKGKGAYVMVMVGQAVSWQLYWVGIVGLVFSVSSVLSNVINVVTWPLVSLLVVIFFNFKNFTREGDDEFYTLKGCALIPAALSVAAYFFGLHKENRRSAY is encoded by the exons ATGGCTCAGCATCAACCAATCTTTCAGACAAAGCCAGAAG AACATTCTGTGCAGATTCCCGTCAGCATCGAGCGTGATTCAACCACGCTCACAAACCCAAACCGGAAACCAAACCACTGGCCGACCATTCTCCTCTCAACCATTTTCGTCATCATAGGCCAATCCATAGCCATACTCCTCGAAAACTTATACTACGAACAAATCAACCGAAGCGTGTACAACAAACACGGCCAAAGCGACGGCGTTTGGACTCAAGCTCTCCTCCAAACCGTAGGAttccctctcctcctcctccctttCATCATCCTCCTCACCACCAagaaacacaacaacaacaacaaccctCCCATAACCTCCGACCAGTTCCACTACAAATCCTTAGCAGTAATCTACATCTGCATCGGAATCCTCATGTCGGCTCAAGGGAGACTCTCCGCCATGGGAAAGCTCGACataccattttttttcttcgtcCTCATCTCCTTAGCGCAGCTCTTCTTCACTCCCATCTTCGCACGTTTCATCAACAAGATCAAGTTCAACAGATGGGTCGTAATCTCCTTGGTTCTGGCCATCGGCGCCGGAGCCGCCAACTTCACATCCACGTTCGGCGGCGAGCCAGACCGTAGGGAGGACTTTCACGTAAGAGGCGCATGGGCTGCTCTGTTCGCCGCCGTCTgcttctctctcctcctctgCAACATCCAAAACGTCTTCGACAGCTACATCTTCAAACGCACGGAACCAACCACTAGAAAACCGAGCTTCGCGTCCGTTTTCGAAGTCATAGTCTTCTCCTCTCTAGTCGCCACGCTCATCTCCGCGGTGGGTCTTCTCATCGCCGGGGAACAGCACGGtctggagagagagatgaacGGTTTCCCGAAGGGGAAAGGCGCGTACGTGATGGTTATGGTGGGACAAGCCGTTTCGTGGCAGCTGTACTGGGTCGGGATCGTGGGGCTCGTCTTCTCTGTCTCGAGCGTGTTGTCGAATGTGATCAACGTCGTTACGTGGCCGCTCGTGTCGTTGCTTGTTGTCATCTTCTTTAACTTCAAGAACTTCACGAGGGAAGGCGATGATGAGTTCTATACTCTCAAAGGTTGCGCTTTGATTCCTGCCGCGTTAAGCGTCGCCGCTTATTTCTTTGGGCTTCACAAAGAGAATCGTCGTAGTGcgtattaa
- the LOC108844540 gene encoding uncharacterized protein LOC108844540 — protein MGISETQKKTKIQRKKMHEDETIIAEEIERLMELAVEEEYQELETEKADEMVLLMKCPPRVDKAWRQLSSSSSFSQELGLVAKYSESFNLLGPDLSPELRMEMASAELQNISKLYSVNKSKDFVGPVRIFSESNQGKLEVEGTVTHKLDMRPHDCIEEYGKLLRVRNMKPVAENRHIQVLDGCRGEHLTPTPALVVTEKLNKRREKRTRSDRSEVEAKVFQLFEREPRWTLRQLAQKTNQPEIFLKEILKELCVYSRSGRAYELKPEYKKCV, from the exons ATGGGGATATCGGAAACgcagaagaagacgaagatcCAGAGAAAGAAAATGCATGAAGACGAGACGATTATTGCAGAGGAAATAGAACGACTGATGGAACTAGCGGTGGAAGAAGAATATCAAGAATTAGAAACGGAGAAAGCCGACGAGATGGTTTTGCTGATGAAGTGTCCACCAAGGGTCGACAAGGCGTGGCGCCAactttcttcgtcttcttcgttTTCTCAGGAACTTGGTCTCGTGGCCAAGTATAGTGAGTCCTTCAATCTCCTCGGTCCCGATTTGTCGCCTGAG TTGAGAATGGAGATGGCTAGTGCTGAGCTACAGAACATTTCGAAGCTCTATTCTGTAAACAAATCCAAAGACTTTGTTGGTCCAGTGCGTATCTTCTCCGAATCAAATCAAG GTAAACTTGAGGTGGAAGGAACGGTGACGCATAAACTCGATATGAGACCTCATGATTGCATTGAAGAATACGGAAAGCTTTTACGTGTGAGGAACATGAAACCGGTGGCTGAAAATAGACATATTCAG GTTCTTGATGGTTGCCGGGGAGAACACTTGACGCCCACGCCTGCATTGGTG GTGACAGAGAAGCTTAATAAGCGAAGGGAAAAGAGGACAAGAAGCGATCGTAGTGAGGTGGAAGCGAAAGTGTTCCAACTATTTGAAAGAGAACCGAGATGGACACTGAGACAGCTTGCTCAAAAAACCAACCAACCAGAG atATTCTTGAAAGAGATACTCAAAGAGCTTTGTGTGTATTCAAGGAGTGGTCGTGCTTACGAGCTTAAACCAGAATACAAGAAATGTGTTTGA